The following are encoded together in the Panicum virgatum strain AP13 chromosome 6K, P.virgatum_v5, whole genome shotgun sequence genome:
- the LOC120712951 gene encoding proteasome subunit beta type-1-like gives MARFDPYENNGGTCVAVAGADYCVVAADTRLSVGYSILSRDHSKVAQLADKCVLASFGFQGDIKALQKNLAAKELVYEHNHNKKMSCPAMAQLLSNTLYYKRFFPYYAFNVLGGLDSQGKGCVFTYDAVGSYERTGYSAQGTGAALMMPVLDNQLKSPSPLLLPARDAVTPLSQSEAVDLVKDVFASATERDIYTGDRLEIVVINSSGTYREYIELRKD, from the exons ATGGCCAGGTTCGACCCGTACGAGAACAACGGCGGCACCTGcgtggccgtcgccggcgccgactACTGCGTGGTCGCCGCCGACACCCGCCTCTCCGTCGGATACAGCATCTTGTCCCGCGACCACTCCAAGGTCGCCCAACT GGCAGACAAATGTGTTTTGGCCTCATTTGGCTTCCAAGGTGATATCAAAGCTTTGCAGAAGAATCTGGCAGCCAAGGAATTG GTTTATGAGCACAATCATAACAAGAAGATGAGCTGCCCTGCAATGGCGCAACTGCTGTCGAACACACTCTACTACAAGAGATTCTTCCCATACTACGCATTCAATGTATTGGGTGGACTGGACAGCCAAG GTAAAGGATGTGTCTTTACATACGATGCTGTTGGGTCTTATGAGAGGACAGGTTATAGTGCTCAGGGAACGGGTGCAGCATTGATGATGCCTGTTCTTGACAATCAGTTGAAATCCCCTAGTCCTCTACTACTGCCAGCTAGG GATGCAGTGACGCCCTTATCTCAATCTGAGGCAGTTGATCTGGTGAAGGACGTTTTCGCATCAGCTACAGAACGAGACATATACACT GGAGATAGATTGGAAATTGTGGTCATCAACAGCTCCGGCACATACCGAGAGTACATTGAACTTAGGAAGGACTAG
- the LOC120712952 gene encoding uncharacterized protein LOC120712952 isoform X5, which translates to MRSLFLACYHYRRLASFPRATEAAAPVRAYCWKQFETSGYEPWRRYISTSTSKVLPWEASSCETLLRKIDSAMKDGNVEEALQSFGNYKKLHGLPEPQFIKLTATFSTVAP; encoded by the exons ATGAGGAGCTTGTTTCTGGCGTGCTACCACTACCGACGCCTCGCGTCCTTCCCTCGCGCTACCGAAGCCGCCGCACCTGTAAGAGCTTACTGCTGGAAACAATTTGAG ACCAGTGGTTATGAGCCGTGGAGGAGGTATATTTCCACAAGCACCAGTAAGGTTCTACCATGGGAGGCGTCATCCTGTGAAACGCTGTTGAGGAAGATAGACAGTGCTATGAAGGATGGCAATGTCGAAGAGGCGCTGCAATCATTCGGAAACTACAAgaagctgcacggtcttcctgAACCACAG TTCATCAAATTAACAGCAACCTTCTCAACTGTGGCTCCCTGA
- the LOC120712952 gene encoding pentatricopeptide repeat-containing protein At4g17616-like isoform X2, which translates to MRSLFLACYHYRRLASFPRATEAAAPTSGYEPWRRYISTSTSKVLPWEASSCETLLRKIDSAMKDGNVEEALQSFGNYKKLHGLPEPQVLNSMIVSLSYMSSRRWLQRAFDMVLSVHQINSNLLNCGSLMKLALALARDQMPVPASTVLRIILESGKLPDVDMLSMVFLHMLKSQVGSYLVSDVLIETCESFLDQVADRREMKKLDPIKNSATLFNMVLESCVTFKCIIKAQKIMELMSLVGVVADVNTVVIASHVFEMVGQRDELIQMKRSIESLTSLPCLQYYQHFYDSLLSLHFKYNDMDAAAKFLINLHQQRKPSVFCNGLQKQSAIQIGSGNLKTGYRIMFDPGKVDRGFILGTESQFGLVVLTDGNLLHTEKALAKLIVGCVKSRNMHTLSNLFIMLHKEDIEVISLRDVVNACIQMGWLHAAHDILDDLESAGIQVGIASYISLLRAYEKENKSEEFSGLLQQIQKISSTMDDIHTNSPFTIKNIAKIVKDEIPLTHSSLFAALAEEMKHYNPGEHLTLEFNNSILFFCKAKMMEDALCTYKRMREQNIRPNSYTFCHILCGYSSMDMHREITMLWGEIKRRLEYGELDVDRDLLDCLILDFLKGGYFSRVMEVIGYMSKHNIYCDKWKYRHVFLKLHRNLYRNLNSLHDKTEAQNKRIEDVRAFRSWAGIR; encoded by the exons ATGAGGAGCTTGTTTCTGGCGTGCTACCACTACCGACGCCTCGCGTCCTTCCCTCGCGCTACCGAAGCCGCCGCACCT ACCAGTGGTTATGAGCCGTGGAGGAGGTATATTTCCACAAGCACCAGTAAGGTTCTACCATGGGAGGCGTCATCCTGTGAAACGCTGTTGAGGAAGATAGACAGTGCTATGAAGGATGGCAATGTCGAAGAGGCGCTGCAATCATTCGGAAACTACAAgaagctgcacggtcttcctgAACCACAGGTACTGAATAGCATGATTGTGTCGCTGTCCTACATGTCTAGTCGGAGGTGGCTTCAGAGGGCATTTGACATGGTTCTCTCAGTTCATCAAATTAACAGCAACCTTCTCAACTGTGGCTCCCTGATGAAGCTAGCGTTGGCACTTGCAAGAGATCAGATGCCTGTTCCAGCCTCCACAGTCCTGAGGATCATACTTGAGAGTGGAAAGCTTCCTGATGTTGATATGCTGAGCATGGTGTTTCTGCATATGTTGAAGTCACAAGTTGGATCCTATCTTGTCAGTGATGTTCTGATTGAGACTTGTGAGAGTTTCTTGGACCAAGTTGCAGATAGACGGGAAATGAAAAAACTGGATCCAATAAAAAACAGTGCCACCTTGTTCAATATGGTTTTGGAGTCATGTGTGACCTTTAAATGCATTATCAAAGCCCAGAAAATAATGGAACTGATGTCATTGGTCGGAGTTGTGGCCGATGTAAATACAGTGGTGATCGCTAGCCATGTCTTTGAGATGGTTGGGCAACGAGATGAGTTGATACAAATGAAAAGAAGTATTGAATCTTTAACATCTTTGCCATGTCTTCAGTACTATCAGCATTTTTATGACAGTCTATTGAGCCTGCATTTCAAATATAATGACATGGATGCTGCTGCAAAATTTTTAATCAATCTGCATCAGCAACGAAAACCTAGTGTTTTTTGCAATGGTTTACAGAAACAAAGTGCCATACAAATTGGTTCTGGAAATCTGAAAACTGGATATAGGATAATGTTTGATCCTGGAAAAGTTGACAGAGGTTTCATTTTGGGTACAGAAAGCCAATTTGGGCTTGTTGTCCTTACTGACGGAAATCTTCTTCATACTGAAAAGGCTCTTGCTAAACTTATTGTAGGCTGtgtgaaatcaaggaatatgcATACACTATCTAACCTTTTTATTATGTTACATAAAGAAGATATAGAGGTAATTTCTCTTCGAGATGTGGTTAATGCATGCATTCAAATGGGATGGTTGCATGCTGCTCATGATATCCTAGATGATTTAGAGTCAGCTGGAATCCAAGTCGGGATTGCTAGTTACATTTCTCTTTTGAGAGCATATGAGAAGGAGAATAAGTCAGAAGAATTCAGTGGGCTTCTCCAGCAGATACAAAAGATTTCATCTACCATGGATGATATTCATACTAATTCACCATttaccatcaagaacattgCCAAAATAGTGAAAGATGAAATACCTCTCACTCATTCATCTCTGTTTGCTGCTTTGGCTGAAGAAATGAAACATTACAACCCTGGAGAGCACTTGACATTAGAGTTCAATAATTCGATTCTTTTCTTCTGCAAGGCAAAAATGATGGAAGATGCGCTCTGCACATATAAGCGTATGAGAGAACAAAATATCAGGCCCAATTCTTATACATTTTGCCACATATTGTGCGGTTATTCTTCAATGGACATGCATAGGGAGATTACCATGCTCTGGGGAGAAATAAAGCGCAGACTTGAATATGGAGAGCTAGATGTGGATAGGGACTTGCTTGATTGCTTGATTCTGGATTTCCTTAAAGGTGGGTATTTTTCTAGGGTGATGGAGGTCATTGGTTACATGTCAAAACATAATATTTACTGTGACAAGTGGAAATACAGGCACGTCTTCCTGAAGCTACACAGGAACCTGTATAGGAATTTGAACTCATTGCATGACAAAACCGAAGCTCAGAACAAAAGGATTGAAGATGTCCGAGCTTTCAGGTCATGGGCAGGTATTAGATAA
- the LOC120712952 gene encoding pentatricopeptide repeat-containing protein At4g17616-like isoform X1 produces MRSLFLACYHYRRLASFPRATEAAAPVRAYCWKQFETSGYEPWRRYISTSTSKVLPWEASSCETLLRKIDSAMKDGNVEEALQSFGNYKKLHGLPEPQVLNSMIVSLSYMSSRRWLQRAFDMVLSVHQINSNLLNCGSLMKLALALARDQMPVPASTVLRIILESGKLPDVDMLSMVFLHMLKSQVGSYLVSDVLIETCESFLDQVADRREMKKLDPIKNSATLFNMVLESCVTFKCIIKAQKIMELMSLVGVVADVNTVVIASHVFEMVGQRDELIQMKRSIESLTSLPCLQYYQHFYDSLLSLHFKYNDMDAAAKFLINLHQQRKPSVFCNGLQKQSAIQIGSGNLKTGYRIMFDPGKVDRGFILGTESQFGLVVLTDGNLLHTEKALAKLIVGCVKSRNMHTLSNLFIMLHKEDIEVISLRDVVNACIQMGWLHAAHDILDDLESAGIQVGIASYISLLRAYEKENKSEEFSGLLQQIQKISSTMDDIHTNSPFTIKNIAKIVKDEIPLTHSSLFAALAEEMKHYNPGEHLTLEFNNSILFFCKAKMMEDALCTYKRMREQNIRPNSYTFCHILCGYSSMDMHREITMLWGEIKRRLEYGELDVDRDLLDCLILDFLKGGYFSRVMEVIGYMSKHNIYCDKWKYRHVFLKLHRNLYRNLNSLHDKTEAQNKRIEDVRAFRSWAGIR; encoded by the exons ATGAGGAGCTTGTTTCTGGCGTGCTACCACTACCGACGCCTCGCGTCCTTCCCTCGCGCTACCGAAGCCGCCGCACCTGTAAGAGCTTACTGCTGGAAACAATTTGAG ACCAGTGGTTATGAGCCGTGGAGGAGGTATATTTCCACAAGCACCAGTAAGGTTCTACCATGGGAGGCGTCATCCTGTGAAACGCTGTTGAGGAAGATAGACAGTGCTATGAAGGATGGCAATGTCGAAGAGGCGCTGCAATCATTCGGAAACTACAAgaagctgcacggtcttcctgAACCACAGGTACTGAATAGCATGATTGTGTCGCTGTCCTACATGTCTAGTCGGAGGTGGCTTCAGAGGGCATTTGACATGGTTCTCTCAGTTCATCAAATTAACAGCAACCTTCTCAACTGTGGCTCCCTGATGAAGCTAGCGTTGGCACTTGCAAGAGATCAGATGCCTGTTCCAGCCTCCACAGTCCTGAGGATCATACTTGAGAGTGGAAAGCTTCCTGATGTTGATATGCTGAGCATGGTGTTTCTGCATATGTTGAAGTCACAAGTTGGATCCTATCTTGTCAGTGATGTTCTGATTGAGACTTGTGAGAGTTTCTTGGACCAAGTTGCAGATAGACGGGAAATGAAAAAACTGGATCCAATAAAAAACAGTGCCACCTTGTTCAATATGGTTTTGGAGTCATGTGTGACCTTTAAATGCATTATCAAAGCCCAGAAAATAATGGAACTGATGTCATTGGTCGGAGTTGTGGCCGATGTAAATACAGTGGTGATCGCTAGCCATGTCTTTGAGATGGTTGGGCAACGAGATGAGTTGATACAAATGAAAAGAAGTATTGAATCTTTAACATCTTTGCCATGTCTTCAGTACTATCAGCATTTTTATGACAGTCTATTGAGCCTGCATTTCAAATATAATGACATGGATGCTGCTGCAAAATTTTTAATCAATCTGCATCAGCAACGAAAACCTAGTGTTTTTTGCAATGGTTTACAGAAACAAAGTGCCATACAAATTGGTTCTGGAAATCTGAAAACTGGATATAGGATAATGTTTGATCCTGGAAAAGTTGACAGAGGTTTCATTTTGGGTACAGAAAGCCAATTTGGGCTTGTTGTCCTTACTGACGGAAATCTTCTTCATACTGAAAAGGCTCTTGCTAAACTTATTGTAGGCTGtgtgaaatcaaggaatatgcATACACTATCTAACCTTTTTATTATGTTACATAAAGAAGATATAGAGGTAATTTCTCTTCGAGATGTGGTTAATGCATGCATTCAAATGGGATGGTTGCATGCTGCTCATGATATCCTAGATGATTTAGAGTCAGCTGGAATCCAAGTCGGGATTGCTAGTTACATTTCTCTTTTGAGAGCATATGAGAAGGAGAATAAGTCAGAAGAATTCAGTGGGCTTCTCCAGCAGATACAAAAGATTTCATCTACCATGGATGATATTCATACTAATTCACCATttaccatcaagaacattgCCAAAATAGTGAAAGATGAAATACCTCTCACTCATTCATCTCTGTTTGCTGCTTTGGCTGAAGAAATGAAACATTACAACCCTGGAGAGCACTTGACATTAGAGTTCAATAATTCGATTCTTTTCTTCTGCAAGGCAAAAATGATGGAAGATGCGCTCTGCACATATAAGCGTATGAGAGAACAAAATATCAGGCCCAATTCTTATACATTTTGCCACATATTGTGCGGTTATTCTTCAATGGACATGCATAGGGAGATTACCATGCTCTGGGGAGAAATAAAGCGCAGACTTGAATATGGAGAGCTAGATGTGGATAGGGACTTGCTTGATTGCTTGATTCTGGATTTCCTTAAAGGTGGGTATTTTTCTAGGGTGATGGAGGTCATTGGTTACATGTCAAAACATAATATTTACTGTGACAAGTGGAAATACAGGCACGTCTTCCTGAAGCTACACAGGAACCTGTATAGGAATTTGAACTCATTGCATGACAAAACCGAAGCTCAGAACAAAAGGATTGAAGATGTCCGAGCTTTCAGGTCATGGGCAGGTATTAGATAA
- the LOC120712952 gene encoding pentatricopeptide repeat-containing protein At4g17616-like isoform X3, protein MRSLFLACYHYRRLASFPRATEAAAPVRAYCWKQFETSGYEPWRRYISTSTSKVLPWEASSCETLLRKIDSAMKDGNVEEALQSFGNYKKLHGLPEPQVLNSMIVSLSYMSSRRWLQRAFDMVLSVHQINSNLLNCGSLMKLALALARDQMPVPASTVLRIILESGKLPDVDMLSMVFLHMLKSQVGSYLVSDVLIETCESFLDQVADRREMKKLDPIKNSATLFNMVLESCVTFKCIIKAQKIMELMSLVGVVADVNTVVIASHVFEMVGQRDELIQMKRSIESLTSLPCLQYYQHFYDSLLSLHFKYNDMDAAAKFLINLHQQRKPSVFCNGLQKQSAIQIGSGNLKTGYRIMFDPGKVDRGFILGTESQFGLVVLTDGNLLHTEKALAKLIVGCVKSRNMHTLSNLFIMLHKEDIEVISLRDVVNACIQMGWLHAAHDILDDLESAGIQVGIASYISLLRAYEKENKSEEFSGLLQQIQKISSTMDDIHTNSPFTIKNIAKIVKDEIPLTHSSLFAALAEEMKHYNPGEHLTLEFNNSILFFCKAKMMEDALCTYKRMREQNIRPNSYTFCHILCGYSSMDMHREITMLWGEIKRRLEYGELDVDRDLLDCLILDFLKGTSS, encoded by the exons ATGAGGAGCTTGTTTCTGGCGTGCTACCACTACCGACGCCTCGCGTCCTTCCCTCGCGCTACCGAAGCCGCCGCACCTGTAAGAGCTTACTGCTGGAAACAATTTGAG ACCAGTGGTTATGAGCCGTGGAGGAGGTATATTTCCACAAGCACCAGTAAGGTTCTACCATGGGAGGCGTCATCCTGTGAAACGCTGTTGAGGAAGATAGACAGTGCTATGAAGGATGGCAATGTCGAAGAGGCGCTGCAATCATTCGGAAACTACAAgaagctgcacggtcttcctgAACCACAGGTACTGAATAGCATGATTGTGTCGCTGTCCTACATGTCTAGTCGGAGGTGGCTTCAGAGGGCATTTGACATGGTTCTCTCAGTTCATCAAATTAACAGCAACCTTCTCAACTGTGGCTCCCTGATGAAGCTAGCGTTGGCACTTGCAAGAGATCAGATGCCTGTTCCAGCCTCCACAGTCCTGAGGATCATACTTGAGAGTGGAAAGCTTCCTGATGTTGATATGCTGAGCATGGTGTTTCTGCATATGTTGAAGTCACAAGTTGGATCCTATCTTGTCAGTGATGTTCTGATTGAGACTTGTGAGAGTTTCTTGGACCAAGTTGCAGATAGACGGGAAATGAAAAAACTGGATCCAATAAAAAACAGTGCCACCTTGTTCAATATGGTTTTGGAGTCATGTGTGACCTTTAAATGCATTATCAAAGCCCAGAAAATAATGGAACTGATGTCATTGGTCGGAGTTGTGGCCGATGTAAATACAGTGGTGATCGCTAGCCATGTCTTTGAGATGGTTGGGCAACGAGATGAGTTGATACAAATGAAAAGAAGTATTGAATCTTTAACATCTTTGCCATGTCTTCAGTACTATCAGCATTTTTATGACAGTCTATTGAGCCTGCATTTCAAATATAATGACATGGATGCTGCTGCAAAATTTTTAATCAATCTGCATCAGCAACGAAAACCTAGTGTTTTTTGCAATGGTTTACAGAAACAAAGTGCCATACAAATTGGTTCTGGAAATCTGAAAACTGGATATAGGATAATGTTTGATCCTGGAAAAGTTGACAGAGGTTTCATTTTGGGTACAGAAAGCCAATTTGGGCTTGTTGTCCTTACTGACGGAAATCTTCTTCATACTGAAAAGGCTCTTGCTAAACTTATTGTAGGCTGtgtgaaatcaaggaatatgcATACACTATCTAACCTTTTTATTATGTTACATAAAGAAGATATAGAGGTAATTTCTCTTCGAGATGTGGTTAATGCATGCATTCAAATGGGATGGTTGCATGCTGCTCATGATATCCTAGATGATTTAGAGTCAGCTGGAATCCAAGTCGGGATTGCTAGTTACATTTCTCTTTTGAGAGCATATGAGAAGGAGAATAAGTCAGAAGAATTCAGTGGGCTTCTCCAGCAGATACAAAAGATTTCATCTACCATGGATGATATTCATACTAATTCACCATttaccatcaagaacattgCCAAAATAGTGAAAGATGAAATACCTCTCACTCATTCATCTCTGTTTGCTGCTTTGGCTGAAGAAATGAAACATTACAACCCTGGAGAGCACTTGACATTAGAGTTCAATAATTCGATTCTTTTCTTCTGCAAGGCAAAAATGATGGAAGATGCGCTCTGCACATATAAGCGTATGAGAGAACAAAATATCAGGCCCAATTCTTATACATTTTGCCACATATTGTGCGGTTATTCTTCAATGGACATGCATAGGGAGATTACCATGCTCTGGGGAGAAATAAAGCGCAGACTTGAATATGGAGAGCTAGATGTGGATAGGGACTTGCTTGATTGCTTGATTCTGGATTTCCTTAAAG GCACGTCTTCCTGA
- the LOC120713550 gene encoding CBS domain-containing protein CBSX6-like has protein sequence MAHIVFLRASAADLTAGKPPLRGVPASAPLSAAAAAIPASQEADVAVWRDGASPLAPAAATVIGLLSSFDVVAFLASHVGGTAAALRTPAGDVVAHQPALVREVEPHTRLIEIVELMKQGARRVLVRKNITEACTVDKKPFAPFYKAELKITGTPRAAAAAGKQTVNRSSSSPPATFGCDRYCCLTREDIVRFLINCLGALAPTPLQSISSLGAVNRGYAHVEASSPAIEVSWTVPAEPRAVAVVQTNRDGTHKVLADVSAHRLWRRDYVAAADAMASLSSLNFAAGVEAHGMSEAAGVAAPLSRRLSSSRVGFEDSLVEQMMMASHGGNAALRCRSTSSLAAVMAQMLSYRTTHIWVTHGEDDVLVGVVGYMEIFNAVTRDVVAPPA, from the exons ATGGCCCACATCGTGTTCCTCCGCGCTTCCGCCGCCGACCTCACCGCCGGCAAGCCGCCGCTGCGGGGCGTCCCGGCCTCGGCGCCGctctccgcggcggccgcggccatcCCGGCGTCGCAGGAGGCCGACGTGGCCGTCTGGCGCGACGGCGCCTCGCCCCTggcccccgccgcggccaccgtgATCGGCCTGCTCAGCTCCTTCGACGTCGTCGCCTTCCTGGCCTCCCACGTGGGCGGCACCGCCGCGGCGCTGAGGACGCCCGCCGGCGACGTGGTGGCGCACCAGCCGGCGCTCGTGCGGGAGGTCGAGCCCCACACGAG GTTGATAGAAATCGTGGAGCTGATGAAGCAAGGAGCAAGGCGCGTCCTGGTGCGCAAGAACATCACGGAGGCGTGCACCGTGGACAAGAAGCCGTTCGCGCCATTCTACAAGGCCGAGCTGAAGATCACCGGGACGccgcgggcggcagcggcggctggcAAGCAGACCGTGAACCGGTcatcgtcctcgccgccggcgacgttcGGCTGCGACAGGTACTGCTGCCTGACGCGGGAAGACATCGTCCGCTTCCTCATCAACTGCCTCGGCGCGCTGGCGCCGACCCCGCTGCAGTCCATCTCCTCCCTCGGCGCCGTCAACCGCGGCTACGCCCACGTGgaggcctcctcgccggccatCGAGGTCTCGTGGACGGTCCCCGCCGAgccccgcgccgtcgccgtcgtgcaGACGAACCGCGACGGGACGCACAAGGTCCTGGCCGACGTGTCCGCGCACAGGCTGTGGCGGCGCGACTACGTGGCCGCGGCGGACGCCATGGCGAGCCTGTCGTCCCTCAACTTCGCCGCGGGAGTCGAGGCGCACGGGATGTCTGAGGCTGCTGGCGTCGCCGCGCCATTGTCGAGGaggctcagcagcagcagggttGGGTTCGAGGACAGCCTCGTCGAGCAGATGATGATGGCGAGCCACGGTGGGAACGCGGCGCTGAGGTGCCGGAGCACGAGCTCGCTCGCCGCCGTCATGGCGCAGATGCTGTCGTACAGGACCACGCACATCTGGGTCACCCACGGCGAGGATGACGTATTGGTTGGCGTCGTTGGGTACATGGAGATCTTCAATGCGGTCACTAGGGATGTTGTTGCTCCTCCAGCTTGA
- the LOC120712952 gene encoding pentatricopeptide repeat-containing protein At4g17616-like isoform X4: MKLALALARDQMPVPASTVLRIILESGKLPDVDMLSMVFLHMLKSQVGSYLVSDVLIETCESFLDQVADRREMKKLDPIKNSATLFNMVLESCVTFKCIIKAQKIMELMSLVGVVADVNTVVIASHVFEMVGQRDELIQMKRSIESLTSLPCLQYYQHFYDSLLSLHFKYNDMDAAAKFLINLHQQRKPSVFCNGLQKQSAIQIGSGNLKTGYRIMFDPGKVDRGFILGTESQFGLVVLTDGNLLHTEKALAKLIVGCVKSRNMHTLSNLFIMLHKEDIEVISLRDVVNACIQMGWLHAAHDILDDLESAGIQVGIASYISLLRAYEKENKSEEFSGLLQQIQKISSTMDDIHTNSPFTIKNIAKIVKDEIPLTHSSLFAALAEEMKHYNPGEHLTLEFNNSILFFCKAKMMEDALCTYKRMREQNIRPNSYTFCHILCGYSSMDMHREITMLWGEIKRRLEYGELDVDRDLLDCLILDFLKGGYFSRVMEVIGYMSKHNIYCDKWKYRHVFLKLHRNLYRNLNSLHDKTEAQNKRIEDVRAFRSWAGIR, from the coding sequence ATGAAGCTAGCGTTGGCACTTGCAAGAGATCAGATGCCTGTTCCAGCCTCCACAGTCCTGAGGATCATACTTGAGAGTGGAAAGCTTCCTGATGTTGATATGCTGAGCATGGTGTTTCTGCATATGTTGAAGTCACAAGTTGGATCCTATCTTGTCAGTGATGTTCTGATTGAGACTTGTGAGAGTTTCTTGGACCAAGTTGCAGATAGACGGGAAATGAAAAAACTGGATCCAATAAAAAACAGTGCCACCTTGTTCAATATGGTTTTGGAGTCATGTGTGACCTTTAAATGCATTATCAAAGCCCAGAAAATAATGGAACTGATGTCATTGGTCGGAGTTGTGGCCGATGTAAATACAGTGGTGATCGCTAGCCATGTCTTTGAGATGGTTGGGCAACGAGATGAGTTGATACAAATGAAAAGAAGTATTGAATCTTTAACATCTTTGCCATGTCTTCAGTACTATCAGCATTTTTATGACAGTCTATTGAGCCTGCATTTCAAATATAATGACATGGATGCTGCTGCAAAATTTTTAATCAATCTGCATCAGCAACGAAAACCTAGTGTTTTTTGCAATGGTTTACAGAAACAAAGTGCCATACAAATTGGTTCTGGAAATCTGAAAACTGGATATAGGATAATGTTTGATCCTGGAAAAGTTGACAGAGGTTTCATTTTGGGTACAGAAAGCCAATTTGGGCTTGTTGTCCTTACTGACGGAAATCTTCTTCATACTGAAAAGGCTCTTGCTAAACTTATTGTAGGCTGtgtgaaatcaaggaatatgcATACACTATCTAACCTTTTTATTATGTTACATAAAGAAGATATAGAGGTAATTTCTCTTCGAGATGTGGTTAATGCATGCATTCAAATGGGATGGTTGCATGCTGCTCATGATATCCTAGATGATTTAGAGTCAGCTGGAATCCAAGTCGGGATTGCTAGTTACATTTCTCTTTTGAGAGCATATGAGAAGGAGAATAAGTCAGAAGAATTCAGTGGGCTTCTCCAGCAGATACAAAAGATTTCATCTACCATGGATGATATTCATACTAATTCACCATttaccatcaagaacattgCCAAAATAGTGAAAGATGAAATACCTCTCACTCATTCATCTCTGTTTGCTGCTTTGGCTGAAGAAATGAAACATTACAACCCTGGAGAGCACTTGACATTAGAGTTCAATAATTCGATTCTTTTCTTCTGCAAGGCAAAAATGATGGAAGATGCGCTCTGCACATATAAGCGTATGAGAGAACAAAATATCAGGCCCAATTCTTATACATTTTGCCACATATTGTGCGGTTATTCTTCAATGGACATGCATAGGGAGATTACCATGCTCTGGGGAGAAATAAAGCGCAGACTTGAATATGGAGAGCTAGATGTGGATAGGGACTTGCTTGATTGCTTGATTCTGGATTTCCTTAAAGGTGGGTATTTTTCTAGGGTGATGGAGGTCATTGGTTACATGTCAAAACATAATATTTACTGTGACAAGTGGAAATACAGGCACGTCTTCCTGAAGCTACACAGGAACCTGTATAGGAATTTGAACTCATTGCATGACAAAACCGAAGCTCAGAACAAAAGGATTGAAGATGTCCGAGCTTTCAGGTCATGGGCAGGTATTAGATAA